In a single window of the Balaenoptera acutorostrata chromosome 3, mBalAcu1.1, whole genome shotgun sequence genome:
- the LOC102997887 gene encoding vesicular, overexpressed in cancer, prosurvival protein 1-like yields MGCLAGSVAVRLLGLPVDCTEAQKHCWYFEGLCPAYYICRPCEDCCGSRCCVQALSIQRLWYFWFLLMMGVLFCCGAGFLIRRCMYPSPLIEEPAFNVSYTRQPPNPTPGAQQLGLPFYTDPGGPGMNPAGNPVAMALQVQPNSPHGSTAYPPPPSYCSTPQPPYEQVVKAK; encoded by the exons ATGGGCTGCCTGGCCGGGAGTGTGGCTGTGCGGCTGCTGGGGCTGCCCGTGGACTGCACAGAGGCCCAAAAGCATTGCTGGTATTTTGAAGGACTCTGTCCAGCATATTATAT ATGCCGCCCTTGCGAGGACTGCTGTGGATCCAGGTGCTGTGTGCAGGCCCTCTCCATACAGAGGCTGTGGTACTTTTGGTTCCTCCTGATGATGGGCGTGCTCTTCTGCTGTGGTGCCGGCTTCCTCATCCGGAGGTGCATGTACCCCTCGCCGCTGATCGAGGAGCCGGCATTCAACGTGTCTTACACCAGGCAGCCCCCGAACCCCACTCCAGGAGCCCAGCAGCTGGGGCTGCCGTTTTACACCGACCCTGGAGGACCAGGGATGAATCCTGCTGGGAACCCTGTGGCGATGGCTTTGCAGGTCCAACCCAACTCACCCCATGGAAGCACAGCCTACCCACCGCCCCCTTCCTACTGCAGCACGCCACAGCCCCCATATGAACAGGTGGTGAAGGCCAAGTAG